One genomic window of Rhizomicrobium sp. includes the following:
- the ccmB gene encoding heme exporter protein CcmB: protein MSPFAALLLRDMRLATRAGGSAALALGFFAAVATLVPLGVGADLKLLARVAAGVLWVAAVLAALLSLDRLFQADFEDGSLDLIALSPLSLEAVAAAKIAAHWLTTGLPLTLLSPLLGLMFGLPAPAIAMLTVSLLIGTPSVSALGAIGAGLTLSVRRGGLILPLLVLPLLAPTVIFGAGAVQATLDHLSNGALLLLAAFSVAATLLSPFAAAASVRLNLAG, encoded by the coding sequence ATGAGCCCGTTTGCGGCCCTCCTCCTGCGCGACATGCGTCTTGCGACCCGAGCCGGCGGGAGCGCAGCGCTGGCGCTGGGATTCTTCGCGGCGGTGGCGACGCTGGTGCCGCTTGGCGTCGGCGCGGATTTGAAACTGCTGGCGCGTGTCGCGGCCGGCGTGCTCTGGGTCGCGGCGGTGCTCGCGGCCTTGCTGTCGCTCGACCGCCTGTTCCAGGCCGATTTCGAGGACGGGAGCCTCGATCTCATCGCGCTGTCGCCGCTGTCGCTCGAAGCCGTCGCCGCCGCGAAGATCGCGGCGCATTGGCTGACGACGGGATTGCCGCTGACGCTGCTGTCGCCGCTGCTCGGATTGATGTTCGGCCTGCCGGCGCCGGCGATCGCGATGCTGACCGTCTCGCTCCTGATCGGCACGCCATCGGTCAGCGCGCTGGGCGCGATCGGCGCCGGACTGACGTTGTCCGTCCGCCGCGGCGGGCTGATCCTGCCCCTGCTGGTTCTGCCACTGCTGGCGCCCACCGTCATTTTCGGCGCCGGCGCGGTTCAAGCGACCCTGGATCACCTTTCCAACGGCGCGTTGCTGTTGCTCGCTGCCTTCTCGGTCGCCGCCACGCTGCTGTCGCCCTTCGCGGCCGCGGCGTCCGTGCGGCTCAACCTCGCAGGATGA